The genomic region CGCTCCACCTCTATGGCGCGGATGGCGGACGGGGAATAGCCGGGCCAGTCCAACCGCCGCCAATCCCGCGCTTCGGCCAGCATGACTGCGCCGCCGATCGTGGCCAGACCGGCCAGACTTGCCACACCCACAGCGATGCCGAACCGGGGAAAGACCGGCCGCTCTGCCCGCCGGAACGGCGCTTCGACAAACCGCCAACTGGCCCAGCCAAGCCCAAGCGCCACCGCCATCAGCCCAAGTTTCAGCGCAAGCGAGGGTTCCTCAGCCATATGGATCCGCGTGAAGACCAGCAGCGGCCAATGCCAGAGGTAAGCGCCAAAGCTGATCTTGCCGACGGCCACCATCGGCCCCAAGGCAAGCCCCTTGCCCACCCAGGTATCGGGCCGCGCCACCATCAGGCACAAGGCCGCCCCAAGGATTGGCGGCACAGTCGCAGGCCCCGGGCTGCGCGTCTCGTAGACCAGCATCGGCACCAGCATCAGGGCCAGCCCCAGCAACGCCCAGACCTGCCGCGCCCGCAGGCCCGGATGCCACAGGCTCAACGCCGCCAGAGCCCCGGCCAGCAACTCCCAGACGCGGGAGGGCAGCAGGTAAAACCCGGCGCTTGGGGCGACAACCACAAGGGCTCCGGCCAGCGTCAGGCTGGCAAGGGCCAGCGCCCACAAGGCCCAGACCCGCCCACGTGATCGCAATCCAAGTCCGGCAAGACCGGCCAGCAACAGCGGGTAAAGCAGATAGAACTGCTCTTCCACCCCAAGGCTCCACAGATGCAGCAGGGGCCGCATCTTGGCCACTTGGCTGAAGTACCCCACCTGATCCCACAGCACGATGTTGGGCACCATCGCCGTGGCCCCCAGAAAGACCGGCAGGAAGTCTTCCATCTGCCGTGCCGACATCATCCCCCAGGCGGCGGTCAGGACAACGGCAAGCAGAACGACCAACGGCGGCAGAATGCGCCGCACCCGGCGCCGCCAGAAAGCGGCGGCATCAAACGTTCCGCTGTCCAGTTCGGCCACCAGCAGGCGGGTGATGACAAAGCCACTGACGACGAAGAACATGTCAACGCCAAGATACCCGCCCGGAAGCCAGGGCACCCCGGCGTGGTGCAGCAGGATCGTCAACACCGCGACAGCGCGCAGACCATCAATCTCGGCCCGGTAGCCAACGGCCTTGTGCATCGCCCGCGCTCCCCTTTCCGGGGAAGCCCCGGCAGCACTCAATGCGAAAGGCCCGCCAATCGGGCGGGCCTTTGCAGGAAAATATGTCGGATCAGCGCTTGGAGAACTGGAACGACTTGCGCGCTTTCGGCTTGCCGTACTTCTTGCGTTCCACAACACGGCTGTCGCGGGTCAGGAAGCCTGCCGCCTTCAGCGCCGGACGCAGCGTGGGTTCATAAAGCTGCAGCGCCTTCGAGATGCCGTGCTTTACCGCACCGGCCTGACCGGACAAGCCACCGCCAGCAACCGTGGCGAAGACATCGAACTGGCCTTCGACATTGGCAACCGTGAACGGCTGCTTCAGGATCATCTGCAGCACGGGACGGGCGAAGTAGACCGCCATTTCCTTGCCGTTGACCACGACCTTGCCGGAACCCGGCTTGACCCAGACGCGGGCGACCGCGTTCTTGCGCTTGCCGGTGGCATAGCTGCGGCCCAGCTTGTCGCGCACCGCAACGCGCGGGGCGGCTTCAACTGCAGCAGGCGCCGAACCGACAGCCGACTTCAGGTCATCGAGAGATTTGATATCGGCCATGATCACGCGCTCCGGGTGTTCTTCGGGTTCAGGACCTTGACGTCCAGAACGGTCGGCTGTTGCGCCTCATGCGGGTGGTCGGCACCGGCATAGACACGCAGGTTGGTCATCTGCACACGACCAAGACGGTTGCGGGTGATCATGCGCTCGACCGCCTTGACCACGACACGCTCGGGGTGGTTGCCTTCCAGCACCTGCTTGGCCGTGCGCTGCTTGATGCCGCCCGGGTGGCCGGTGTGCCAGTAGTAGACCTTGTCATTGCGCTTGTTGCCAGTCATCTGCACCTTGTCGGCGTTGATGATGATGACATTGTCACCCATGTCCATGTGGGGGGTGAAGGTCGGCTTGTTCTTGCCGCGCAGGATGTTGGCGACGATCGTGGCAAGGCGGCCCAGAACAACGCCTTCGGCGTCGATCAGGATCCACTTCTTGTCGATGTCCGCCGGGGTAGCGGTGAAGGTTTTCATGGCGTGTCCCGTAAGAATGGAAAGGGGCACAGGCCCCCGAATTCGGATGCTGGCTTATCGCCGAAGCCCCCTACCGCGTCAACCCCGCCACGCAACATATATCCAATCCAAAACAATAGCTTAAACAAACGGTATTATATTACCCCACCAAAACGGCTTGCTCTTTTCCAAATACTCCCGCCGGAGGCTCTCGCCCTTTGCCACTAAACCGCACCAAGGGGCGCCTAGGCCCGCGCCAGCCCTATCGCAGCTTTGGCGGGCGCGCGGGGTCCATCCCGGGGGCGGCGCCGGGGGTTGCCCCACCCTCCGGCACCTCTGGTTCCGGCAGATCAAAGCGCAAGCCCACCCGCCCCAGCGCCGCCACCGCAGCATCGGCCGACCGCAGGAACACCACGTCCAGCTCCCCCGCCTCAAGGCCCGAGAACACTAGCGCCTCGCGCACCGCACGCGCCAGCGCCGCCTCGGCCCCCGGCATCGCGTCGACAAAGGCCAGGATATGCCCACGCCGCCCGCCCTTGTAGACCACTCCGGCCAGCACCGCAGACAGCGCCAGCCCCCCGGCCTTGGCCAGCTTGGCATCCAGCCCCGTCACCAGCGCTTCGGGCACTTTTGGCACCACAAACCGCTCGGGCACCGCCTCAGCCGCTTCCGGTTCGCCCTCCAGCGCCATTGCCAGCCAGTCCATCGCCTCGGCGGGCAGCAACATGGAGGACGGGGCCACCCCAAGGTTCACCCCCAGCCCGATCCCCTGCCCTTTCAGCATCCCGGCAATCACCCGCCCCGGCAGTGCCGCATAGGGCGCGATCCCGCCAGAGAATGACGCAAGCCGTTCTTCCCGGTCAAAGACCAGCACCACCGGCCCCCCCTCGATCTCGAAGACGCGCGGCTCCACCGCTTCGCCAACGGCTTCGCGCTCCAGCAGCAGGATCATCTCGCCATCGGCCAGCCGTTCATAGAACCGCAAGCGCAAGGCTTCGTTATCAGGGTCCGCCGACACCGCCGCATGGGCGGCATCCAGCAAGGTCACCACGTCAGACATCCATCACCTCTCGCACATGCGCGCGCAGCACAGGCAAAAGCTCTGCCTCGAACCACGGGTTGCGTCGCAACCAGCCCGTATTCCGCCAAGACGGATGCGGCAAGGGGATCACGCCCCGCGCCGCGTAACCGCGCCAATCCGCCACGGCTGCCGTCACATCGCGCGCGCCCAGATGCCAGCGGATCGCAGCACCGCCCACCGCGAGCACCAGAGGAACATCGCCCAGCGCCGCCATCACCTGCCCACGCCATGTCGCGGCGCAAACTGGCGGCGGCGGCAGATCCGCGCCCTTCGCATCATAGCCCGGAAAGCAGAAGGCCATCGGCACGATTGCAACCCGCCCCCGATCATAAAACTCAGCCTCCGACAGCCCCAGCCAGTCGCGCAACCGGTCGCCCGACCGGTCGGTGAAAGGCTGCCCGCTTTCATGCACCCGTGCCCCGGGGGCCTGACCGGCAATCAACAGGCGCGCACCGGGCTGAAACCAGACCACCGGACGCGGCGCATGTCCCGTCGCGGTCGCCGCAAAGCGCTCGGCGCACAATCGGCACGCCCGGATATCCTCGACCAACCCCATGCACGAACCCTGCCGCGCCCGCCCGGCAACCGCAACCCACCCCTGCCCGCCCTGAAACCTACGCCCCAACCCTTTCCCTTCTGCAAAATATCCCGCGGGAGGTCCGGAGGGCGCGAAGCCCTCCGGGGCCAGCCAAGCAGACCACCCTCCACCAGCCCATTGCAGCACGCACAAAACCCGGTCAAATGGGCCAAGCGCCGGGTTGCCGGCCGTTCGTCAGGTTCACCCCATGTATCGTGTCTCGCCCTTTGTCACCCGCTTTGCCCGCGCCCTGCTTGGGGGGGCCGCCATCGCCACGCTTTGGGTCAATCTCGCCCCGGCCAGCTACTACGACAGCATCGAATGGCGGCTGCTTGACCTTGACCTTCCCCCCTGGCTTGCGCCGATGCCGGTCAGCCTGACCCCCCTGACGCTGATCGCCGAAGCCTTCATGGCGCTCTTCTTCTTCTTTCTCGGAAAAGAGCTGTGGGAGGCGCTGATCCTCGAACGCGGCGCACTCAAGGGCCGGCAGGCGATCTTGCCGCTTGGCCTGACGCTTGGCGGCATGGCCGGGGCGGCGGGTCTGTGGACCGTGACGGCAGCGGTCATCGAAACCGCGGAAGAGGCGGGCTTTGCCACCGGCTGGCAAGTGCCGCTTGGGACGGATGTGGTGCTTTGCTATCTGGTCGGGCGGCGGGTCTTCGGTCCGGGCCATCCGGCGCTGCATCTTCTGCTGTTGCTGACGATTGCCACCGACATCCTCGCTTTGCTGATCCTCGGGCTGACCCAGCCGCTTGCGGTCCTGCGGCCGGTCTGGCTGTTGCTGCCGCTGGCGGCGACGCTGGCGGTCTGGGGGGCCTTTGGCCGCGCCCCGGCACCGGATGCGCCCGAACGCACCCGCCGCGCCCGGCTGCACCTGTGGCCCTATGTCGTCGCCGGGGTCTTGTCCTGGGCCGGGATGGTCGCCGCCGGCCTGCCGGGGGCACTTGGTCTGTTGCCCGTGATCCCCGCCATTGCCCATACCGACCGCAGCTTTGGCCTGTTCGCCGAGGTTGAGGAGCTGCTCCACGACCCCCTCAACCGGCTGGCACATATGATGATCTGGCCACTCACCGTTGTCCTGTTCCTGTTCGGGCTGACACGGGGTGGCGTGGACCTGTCGGCCATGGCCCCCACCACGTTCAGCGTCCTTGCGGCCCTGTGGCTGGGGCGACCGCTGGGGATGCTGGTCATCGGCATCGGGCTGGCCGCAGGCCTTGGCCTGCGCCTGCCTCACGGGATCCACCTGCGTGACATCCTTGCCATCGCCGGGATCATGGCCATGGGCTTTACCGTGCCGGTCCTCGCCCTTGACAGCGCCCTGCCCGGCGGCGCGATGCAAGAGGCCGCGCGCCTTGGCCTTGCCCTCAGCCTGTTCGCCGGTCCCCTGACCCTTCTCCTCGCCCGGCGCCGGTTCGCAGAGCCCCGCTGACGGGACCCTGGCCCGGACTTCTCCTCGCCCTCTCCACCACTCGGCCCTTTAAACGACACAAACCGGATGTTAACCGTTGCAACCATAGACCGTTGCCTGACCGAGGGCCCGTGCGCCAGATTCCTGTGCGCCTGTTTCCAAGATGCCCTCGGCCGGGCCGCGTGACGGAATCGCCGGAAGGGGGCGAAGATGATCGAGTTTCAGCAGGTCTCCAAATCGTTCTGGACCGGAAAGCAGCGCAAGGTCATCCTCGACCGTGCCTCCTTCCGGGTGGACCTTGGCAACTCGATCGGCATCCTTGCCGAAAACGGCGCGGGCAAGACCACGCTGATCAACATGATGGCCGGCCTCGAAAAGCCCGACGAAGGCGTGATCCGCAAAACCTCGCGCGTGTCCTTTCCGCTGGGCTTCATGGGCGGGGTGAACAACAAGCTCTCGGCGCATGAAAACTGCCGCTACATCGCCCGGCTTTACAGCCTTGACC from Tabrizicola piscis harbors:
- a CDS encoding acyltransferase family protein, whose protein sequence is MHKAVGYRAEIDGLRAVAVLTILLHHAGVPWLPGGYLGVDMFFVVSGFVITRLLVAELDSGTFDAAAFWRRRVRRILPPLVVLLAVVLTAAWGMMSARQMEDFLPVFLGATAMVPNIVLWDQVGYFSQVAKMRPLLHLWSLGVEEQFYLLYPLLLAGLAGLGLRSRGRVWALWALALASLTLAGALVVVAPSAGFYLLPSRVWELLAGALAALSLWHPGLRARQVWALLGLALMLVPMLVYETRSPGPATVPPILGAALCLMVARPDTWVGKGLALGPMVAVGKISFGAYLWHWPLLVFTRIHMAEEPSLALKLGLMAVALGLGWASWRFVEAPFRRAERPVFPRFGIAVGVASLAGLATIGGAVMLAEARDWRRLDWPGYSPSAIRAIEVERGILVRSKICHLGDESVPPGPFMAQWACGQPDATGQEIWPVGVFGDSIGSDFAMVLRATGRNPMQMTGFGCALLPDRMRPECREMAELFRATAKASGIRTVILINRWEPAELTPQALVDLELWWGEVFDTVVLVAPLPRFAELEERLLRWPRDRVAGLQPDFSEREAFLRARSRVQGSEMRVIDAAALFCGARPGCSPLGEGPLLLDGSGHLTPEGARLYGQALEASGDLDGMVP
- the rpsI gene encoding 30S ribosomal protein S9, whose amino-acid sequence is MADIKSLDDLKSAVGSAPAAVEAAPRVAVRDKLGRSYATGKRKNAVARVWVKPGSGKVVVNGKEMAVYFARPVLQMILKQPFTVANVEGQFDVFATVAGGGLSGQAGAVKHGISKALQLYEPTLRPALKAAGFLTRDSRVVERKKYGKPKARKSFQFSKR
- the rplM gene encoding 50S ribosomal protein L13: MKTFTATPADIDKKWILIDAEGVVLGRLATIVANILRGKNKPTFTPHMDMGDNVIIINADKVQMTGNKRNDKVYYWHTGHPGGIKQRTAKQVLEGNHPERVVVKAVERMITRNRLGRVQMTNLRVYAGADHPHEAQQPTVLDVKVLNPKNTRSA
- a CDS encoding SseB family protein, whose amino-acid sequence is MTLLDAAHAAVSADPDNEALRLRFYERLADGEMILLLEREAVGEAVEPRVFEIEGGPVVLVFDREERLASFSGGIAPYAALPGRVIAGMLKGQGIGLGVNLGVAPSSMLLPAEAMDWLAMALEGEPEAAEAVPERFVVPKVPEALVTGLDAKLAKAGGLALSAVLAGVVYKGGRRGHILAFVDAMPGAEAALARAVREALVFSGLEAGELDVVFLRSADAAVAALGRVGLRFDLPEPEVPEGGATPGAAPGMDPARPPKLR
- a CDS encoding uracil-DNA glycosylase family protein codes for the protein MGLVEDIRACRLCAERFAATATGHAPRPVVWFQPGARLLIAGQAPGARVHESGQPFTDRSGDRLRDWLGLSEAEFYDRGRVAIVPMAFCFPGYDAKGADLPPPPVCAATWRGQVMAALGDVPLVLAVGGAAIRWHLGARDVTAAVADWRGYAARGVIPLPHPSWRNTGWLRRNPWFEAELLPVLRAHVREVMDV
- a CDS encoding Na+/H+ antiporter NhaA, translated to MYRVSPFVTRFARALLGGAAIATLWVNLAPASYYDSIEWRLLDLDLPPWLAPMPVSLTPLTLIAEAFMALFFFFLGKELWEALILERGALKGRQAILPLGLTLGGMAGAAGLWTVTAAVIETAEEAGFATGWQVPLGTDVVLCYLVGRRVFGPGHPALHLLLLLTIATDILALLILGLTQPLAVLRPVWLLLPLAATLAVWGAFGRAPAPDAPERTRRARLHLWPYVVAGVLSWAGMVAAGLPGALGLLPVIPAIAHTDRSFGLFAEVEELLHDPLNRLAHMMIWPLTVVLFLFGLTRGGVDLSAMAPTTFSVLAALWLGRPLGMLVIGIGLAAGLGLRLPHGIHLRDILAIAGIMAMGFTVPVLALDSALPGGAMQEAARLGLALSLFAGPLTLLLARRRFAEPR